A stretch of the Aminipila terrae genome encodes the following:
- a CDS encoding N-acetyltransferase, protein MDIITITKDNLEQEHICCALSGNKDCQVASKKAWMRERFDDGLVFKKGNVRGKCFIEYIPAENAWVPIKAEGYMFINCFWVSGQLKGQGNANLLLQACIEDSRQKGKKGLVILSSTKKRPFLSDPEFLRYKGFKEADTAAPYFELLYLPFDEEALMPGFKEHVKIPETEDAGFVLYYTHQCPFTAKYVPLIENIAKGRSVEFKSIFIETREQAQNAPTPFTTYSLFYRGRFLTNEILSEKKFEKIIDEMK, encoded by the coding sequence ATGGACATTATTACGATCACCAAAGATAATCTGGAACAGGAGCATATTTGTTGTGCCCTCTCAGGTAACAAGGATTGTCAGGTTGCTTCAAAGAAGGCGTGGATGCGGGAACGATTTGATGATGGACTCGTATTTAAAAAAGGCAATGTACGGGGAAAATGTTTTATTGAATATATACCCGCAGAAAATGCCTGGGTTCCTATTAAAGCAGAGGGTTATATGTTCATAAACTGTTTCTGGGTATCTGGCCAGCTTAAGGGCCAGGGAAATGCCAATCTGCTGCTTCAGGCGTGTATAGAGGACAGCAGGCAAAAGGGGAAAAAAGGATTGGTTATTCTATCTTCCACAAAAAAACGACCATTTCTTTCAGATCCAGAATTTTTGCGTTATAAAGGATTTAAAGAAGCAGATACTGCAGCTCCTTATTTTGAATTGTTATATTTACCTTTTGATGAAGAAGCTTTAATGCCTGGTTTTAAGGAGCATGTAAAAATACCAGAGACAGAGGATGCAGGATTTGTACTGTATTATACCCATCAATGCCCCTTTACAGCTAAGTATGTTCCTTTGATAGAAAATATTGCAAAGGGAAGAAGTGTTGAATTCAAATCAATCTTTATTGAAACAAGAGAACAGGCACAGAATGCGCCCACTCCATTTACTACATACAGCTTATTTTACAGGGGCAGATTTTTAACAAATGAAATATTATCAGAAAAAAAGTTTGAAAAAATTATAGATGAAATGAAATAA
- a CDS encoding DUF3298 and DUF4163 domain-containing protein: MDANIIYVKNYVIQDELKYNGETVVTYKIEYPQFCWSNYKKSLNTINKFYYNKAKEFQRFYTKELYKPAVEQYIYSIENGFPVRVYEGLAVYQITYNMACIISLFYDNYIYLGGAHGSTIRTSETWNLQKNSMIKLGELMECPTDYKGFILKAINDEIKKDTSIYFDDYEELAEKNFNSNNFYCIPKGIVIYYQQYDIAPYSSGIREFLILYNDCVINPYKKCLFLCD, from the coding sequence TTGGATGCAAACATTATATATGTTAAAAATTATGTGATTCAGGATGAATTGAAATATAATGGGGAAACTGTGGTAACTTATAAAATAGAGTATCCCCAATTTTGTTGGTCAAATTATAAAAAGTCATTGAATACCATTAACAAGTTTTATTATAATAAAGCTAAGGAATTTCAGAGATTTTATACAAAAGAACTTTATAAGCCGGCAGTTGAACAATATATATATTCAATAGAAAATGGTTTCCCTGTCCGGGTTTACGAAGGGCTGGCAGTATATCAGATAACTTATAACATGGCTTGCATAATAAGTCTTTTCTATGATAATTACATTTATTTAGGCGGTGCCCACGGAAGCACCATCAGAACTTCGGAAACATGGAATCTGCAGAAAAACAGCATGATTAAACTTGGTGAACTTATGGAATGTCCTACAGATTACAAAGGTTTCATCCTGAAAGCTATAAATGATGAAATAAAAAAAGACACTAGTATCTATTTTGATGACTATGAAGAACTCGCAGAAAAAAACTTTAACAGTAACAACTTTTATTGTATACCAAAAGGAATCGTGATTTATTATCAGCAGTATGACATAGCTCCTTATTCCAGCGGGATAAGAGAATTTCTCATTCTTTATAATGACTGTGTAATAAACCCGTATAAAAAATGTTTATTTCTATGTGATTGA